In Marinobacter qingdaonensis, the genomic stretch CAGGTCTTCCAGCTCGCGATTGATAAAGATCCGGATGGCCTGGAAGGTCCGGGTCGCCGGATGCTTGTGCTTGTCCTTTTTCGGCACGGCCTCGGCCACCAGCTCCGCCAACTGGCGCGTCGTTTCGATGGCCTCTTCCTGACGACGGCTGACAATGAATCGGGCGATACGGCGAGAAAACCGCTCCTCGCCGTATCGCCAGATCACATTCGCAATGTCTTTTTCGTCGGCCTGCGCCAGCCACTCGGCAGCACTGGGCGACTGCTGCGGATTCATCCGCATGTCCAGGGGCCCGTCGCGCATGAAACTGAATCCGCGTGCGGCGTCGTCCAGCTGAGGCGACGACACCCCCAGATCCATCAGCACACCGTTTACCTGCGGCCAGCCGCGGCCAGACAGAGCCGACTCCAGGTCCGCGAAGGAACCGTGAAACCAGGAGAAGCGGCCATCGTCATCGGCCAGCTGCCTGGCCACGCCAATGGCTTCCGGGTCCTTATCGATACCCAGAAGCTGGCCGCCTTCACCGAGGCCACGCAAAATAAGCCGACTGTGGCCACCACGACCAAAGGTCGCGTCCACG encodes the following:
- the rsmH gene encoding 16S rRNA (cytosine(1402)-N(4))-methyltransferase RsmH, which encodes MTSDRKQKAGAALPHRSVLLDSAVEFLINDPDGAYVDATFGRGGHSRLILRGLGEGGQLLGIDKDPEAIGVARQLADDDGRFSWFHGSFADLESALSGRGWPQVNGVLMDLGVSSPQLDDAARGFSFMRDGPLDMRMNPQQSPSAAEWLAQADEKDIANVIWRYGEERFSRRIARFIVSRRQEEAIETTRQLAELVAEAVPKKDKHKHPATRTFQAIRIFINRELEDLEVGLQAAVDRLAPGGRLVVISFHSLEDRVVKRFMRDLARGPQLPRGIPVTADQEASGFRLIGKAAKAGADEVRDNVRARSAVMRVLERVDSESKSKGSA